ATATAACTTGagatataaactatgtgaataaatatataatttatcaagtaataataatgaatataatcattaATACTCACCTTagaaattgtaaataatatattgaaaaacttacttaaaATAGAAGATTACTAACTTCAGAATCATCAGAATCTCGTGCAGCTCTCCATAAGGACCTTATCTCGTGAGGGCCTTTTGCGTGTGTTACCAACTCCACTTAATGCTAAAAAGCTTTTAAGAAAAGTCCAACTATTCAGCTAGCCGTCTGCTAAAAAGCTTTTACACCCTACACTTTTTcaagatataatattataagagagaaaaataaaacgaagGAGGTAGCCGTTTTGAGGCCTTCATGGAAGTCATAATAGGCGGCTTCTTTGACAAGAAAAAGGTGTCCATAGCTACTGTAGTTTTTGAGGCTAGAAACAGTGGCATCGATCTATGAATCTATTAATCTACTGTAATTTTCTATCTTTGACTAGTTAGCATGCtatgtttgaataatattttgcaATACTGCTACCGTCTTCCACGTGTTTCCGGTTTTGATGGCTCGGAGAGAGAAAAtttgtgacgtccccaaatttcatttgggatcggacggacatttgaagcgtcgagacatgcaacacaaagttacctgccctcgttcatgacatataagatgcaatattcataacatgcatataacattatgcaatattcgcagcggataatttttttctttagcaatactatgcaccaaactgaaaatatctcaaatacttaaaacatacttcatatataaagatccattgaataactaagatcacagcactaatctaaaatagttatgatccaaaaagtactggagatgcaactccatcgtacaagcagtaatttaactactatattaacattaacgacgcaccgtcgttcagtcgactgtgtctagtcgGTCAGCTTCTAAtcctctttcaggtcctgtaacaagatctaccattcaggagaatggtagttgggactatcacagtgagatttgattacaaatctcagtaagttaataaaacaaacttccatacaggctaatgatgcatggatgacaataaaagcctgaatgcataatcaaattcataagtaattgaagcataacttgacgtacaatatagcataattgagataacttaaattgaaacgtgaactgaacttgacttgccatgaacttgatttgaaacttgatgatgggccccaaggcagatcaagtcttaaggatcaattacaagattaagagccatgaagattaagggagcaatgcaagaattggtgcaattcaattgggatgaaactagcaagagcccaacacacatgatgggcttgaaagaatgagaataagttttgatccacttgatccaagctatggaagacacgacttgagccgattgttattaaagaccatggacttatttatttcattgaaatggcttattttattagtcaaatgaattattctagaataattgggcttgggagatgtctagcccatatgtcttatttcgaATGacctagggtttttgggaaggccttgtattttggccaatggcatatttggaaagttattaatttatgtgaactagggttttagaagttactgtagcgcggcactgttcacgctacagtacccgcggcactattcctttagggttttgggaattgtttatttaaggcacttgtagcctcatttgataggtaagacattttttattgaattttcattgtgagtgagttttctcctcgtgttcttaattgaactcttgaacttatcaaaggtaaatcacaacctttgtggcgttcctctttgtaatttgggttcttgagacgggatttcattgggtctagattttaatataatctaggttcttggaacgagatttcaatgggtctaaattctccatccatagacttgagtttgacgttcttgggtttgttttccaatattgttgttgggtctcaaagcgagtcgattggggttcacatcatttggtaatcagagcaaggtttccaatcaggtctgattctacctttatttattgtatcgttaattctagagcttcattgttctagggttgcacaaaaaaaaaagtgcagaaattcgaatttcctagggctgccaaattattctatcttttgggtttcatgttcatcatcatagggtggctaaattccttgtttgagagctgtcaaaatttgcaccatctagggtttgaaatttctagggtttcattgattcccttctatttccttatcaatttgtatgtgtttgaattcaattgtttccttatcacaattgaatatttctgtttgtggttgaattgttgagaaaagaaaagaaaagaaaaaaggaaaggaaaagaaaagaaaagaaaggaaaagaaaagaaagaaaaaaaaatcgaaaaaaaaaggcaaaaaaaaaaaaatccaaaattcgaaaaaaaaagaagagaaagaaaatgattttgggtatagttgtttgaaatactttgccatatgaaattgagtCGTTTGACATTGATTGAGCGTTATCTTTAAAGGGActgaatacattttttctagttggtgtcttgttttgtaattactctttccctcgtataatttccttgattctcgtgtcattgttgttccttccgtgtttctcttgttcttgtttcttggagctaattgcaagttgggattaaacaatgttgctttgtcttgattttgttcaattagttcttttaGAACTTGAGtgtgaaaactcttgaggtaaaaggcaagagagtgtgagatcattatcgggaaagagccaattaagagtgaaacacgagtggagtgtcattatttgagtgtaaacacgtgagggagagcgtgtgaggtctttttccactaacatttttttttgtgcagcacatacgatgtctcattaaagtgactcataactaaaggggatgtcagacaattcattctttttgttgcagtccatgtaacaaaaatttgaaaggttaaatttgaagttgggggaagtgagggataagatggaacaacaagatgcattgattagaaatttgcaaagtggaagagataggaggagacgtgagcctagtattgagaataggtacaataagaatgaagagtatggcgagtctcttgttgttaggcgtgctcccaatacagaatttaagatggatggtatagagcagcaaagagaaaacatttttcgtactagatgccacatcaacaacaaggtatgtagtatgattattgatggagggagttgtactaatgttgttagcactactttagttgagaaattgaatttacctactttgaaacaccctaaaccatacaagttgcagtggttgaatgattgtgaggaggttaaaataaataagcaagtgctagtttctttttcaattgggaggtacaaggatgaggtactttgtgatgtagtgcctatgcatattggccatattttgttggggaggccgtggcagtgtgataggagagtgatctatgatgggtttagaaacatgtacagctttgaaaaggatggaaaaagaatcaaacttgctcctttaactccaacacaggtccatgaggaccaactcaagttgaaaagtgaggtcgataaaaaaaaaaaaaaaaagtgaagttgataaaaaaaaacagagagaaagtgagattgatgaaaaaagaaagagtgaaaatgagattgagaaaagaagaaatagtgaggccaaaacttcaagagaaggagagagtgaagaaaaaacagagagtgaaaaggaaatagagagtgaaaaggaaaaagaaagtgaaaagaaaaaggagagtgaaaagagtaaagagactgaagaaaaaagagagagtgaaaagagaagagatagtgcagaaaatgagaggaaaacaaaaagaaaagtgagtttttatgctaaagcaagttttaatactaacgaacttaacgtacctttgcctagtattgttgtttctttgttgcagggatataagatcatgattcctactggtgtgtttagtggattgccacctattagagagatagagcattatattgattttgtgccgggtgcgacaattactaaccgacctctctttcaaaaacatgagtccttgatacacttgaagggacaaggtaagttgttgactagaatgcatgctaagtgggaggaatgtattgagacttttcctcatgaaatcaaatacacacatggtaagaaaaatcttctgtttgatgcattatcaagaaggtatgtccttatcttcattttggatgcaaagttattgaaaCTTGAacatgataagaacttgtttgttaatgatgatagcttggctagtgtgtatggagtacgtaagaaagcatctttttcttatttatatagactatattggtacttgtttagagagaaaatactttgtgtgcctactagtcttatgcgtgagttgcttgtacatggatgtggtctgttgggaaattttgatataaaggaaattttagacgtgttggatgactattggtgggagtactacttaccattcattgagtttgcatataattggaatggtcattttggtgcaaggaaaactttagatgtgtctcatgaacatttgtgggagtatcatttgcctttcattgaattattggatgaacatttcttttggcctaagatgaaaagagacgtcaattgcatttgtggcatgtgcattacatgtaagaaggccaagtctaaggttttgccacattggttgtatacacctttacccgttcctagtaaaccattggtaggcatatctatagactttgttttggggctgcgtacaactaaaaggggtagagattctatttttgtggttgtgcatagatttagcaaaatgtcacatttcattccatgtcataaaattgatgataccacaaacatagctaacttatttttcagggggatagtgcgacttcatggtgtacctaggagtattgtttctaatactcagctcttatgcactgttcttcataagaatttaaaaacttgggaggattgtttgccatttaaagagtttgcatataataggaccttgcatactactacttcatattctccttttgaagttgtttatgattttaatccacataattatttaactctgatacttttgtttgtggatgacagaagtagcttggatggacatttccaaattcttgataaaattaatgatatttcatatctcgtggatcttcgaggtatgtatcatgtgtttgctattttcaatattactaattttttttccctttgattcaggtggagattcgaggtcgaatccttttgaggagagggggaatgatgggccccaaggcagatcaagtcttaaggatcaattacaagattaagagccatgaagattaagggagcaatgcaagaattggtgcaatccaattgggatgaaactagcaagagcccaacacacatgatgggcttgaaaaaatgagaatcagttttgatccacttgatccaagttatagaagacacgacttgagccgattgttattaaagaccatggacttatttatttcattgaaatggcttattttattagtcaaaggaattattctagaataattgggcttgggagatgtctagcccatatgtcttatttctaatgacctagggtttttgggaaggccttgtattttggccaagggcatatttggaaagttattaatttatgtgaactagggttttagaagttactgtagcgcggcactgttcacgctacagtacccgcggcactattcctttagggttttgggaattgtttatttaagacacttgtagcctcatttgagaggtaagacattttttattgaattttcattgtgagtgagttttctcctcgtgttcttaattgaactcttgcacttatcaaaggtaaatcacaacttttgtggcgtttctccttgtaatttgggttcttgagacgggatttcattgggtctagattttaatataatctaggttcttggaacgagatttcaatgggtctaaattctccatccatagacttgagtttggcgttcttgggtttgttttccaatattgttgttgggtctcaaagcgagtcgattggggttcacatcacttgacttaacatgaaaaatacatactccacagttgttgtggccccatgtattctacacgtcataatgcagttaaatacatactccacagttgttgtggccccatgtattctacgtgtcacaatatagttaaatacatactctacagttgttgtggccccatgtattctacgtgtcacaattgttgtgtctcacgtagtgtatgcgtcacaattgatgtgaccccatacttcatgtgccacagttgttatagaccccacgaaactgaatgcaactcaagatgaaacatgactggaatacgaaaggactgaaaccccgacgtaacataacgtgacttgaacataacttgaaagacttgaccaacttgagatagaaacatttcgtaacataacatataatagacaacatatttaatatgacatacttgcaatggtgaatattacatgacttgacatacatgtaatagatggcatacttaacatagcgtacttgtaatgtatagcaatacatgacagaatataatatgtaacagttttcatatatatgacagaatatattatgtaacagataaaaactgatgacaataaattctatgtaatagacaattatatgataacttggcatggcatgacatatatgataacacacatatatatacactgtagttcctttacttagcacacatacataatagactgttagtaagttaaaagctaatttacctcgatctccgtgtttcttataaaaccttaagcgcgatcacgaggaactgtaattagtgattctaaaagttagcactaaatcactaataaattgaaatatggaaatatggaaaatactaacttaaagagtaaaatttttattttactctctgcatgtaggggTGGGCTCCGACTCCAACGGAGTCGAAATGCCcacatccgacctccgactccgacttgagTCGGATGTCAAAACCacctccgattccgactccgattGGAATCGGAGTTcgactccgatcggagttcTCGGAATCGGAGTTGAGATGTCGGAGGTGATTGCCGAAACTGTGAGCTCCACTGCCTGCTGGACAGTCCATTTCTCGGTTCCTTTCATTCTGGTCTTATCCAAAATCTTATCCACCAAATCCCCATCTCCATGTTCGTCCTTAACCCTGAATATATCTGCAGTAATCTCAATCAAGAAACTCTCCAATTCCCCTCTATTCCACTCCGCAAAGATCTCCGTAAGTTCCTGGTTTGATAGCCCCCCAACGTTCTTCAACACATCGTAGGCCTCCGAGATGAGCTGCATGTCGCCAAACTCAATCCTGTTGTGGACCATTTTCATGAAGTTCCCCAAGCCGCCCTCGCCGATATAGGTGACGCACGGCCCATCGTTTTTTACCTGGGCGGCAACTTTTTTGAGTATGTCCTGGATATTGGTGTAGGCCTGATAGGATCCCCCGGGCATGAGAGAAGGGCCGTTACGGGCACCCTCTTCGCCCCCCGACATGCCCATCCAAAGGTAGAGGAGGCCCTTTTCCGAGACCTCGTGGATTCGGCGCTCGGTGTTCTCGTACCACTCGTTTCCGCCGTCAATGATGGTGTCACCAGGTTCCATGAAGGAGGAGAGCGCGGCGATGGTCTGGTCAACCGGATTACTAGCTTTGACAAGGATGATGATCGATCTGGGGTGTCGGATGGAGAGGACAAAGTCTTTGGGGTTGTATTGGCCGGTCAAGGGGAGGCGCTGGAGGGGGAAGAGAGGAGCAGAAATGTGTAGGGTTAGCCGGTTAGAGATGAATTTATATCCTAttaaaaacggcgtcgtttaaggttttctaaaaaaaaaatttgcaaaatGTGTAATGGTGCATGAGGGGATTCGAACACAGGATCCGAAGAAACAAAACCAAGCCTCTACCATTGAGCTACTTGACTACCTAATGTTagttatacaatatataatatataaggtataaatagtcggagttcggagtcgGAATCCAGAGTCAACAAGGCCTccggactccgactccgactccgaattccgagaactccgactccgtcggagtcgaaTTCGGAGCGGAATTTGCACAGGCCtatctgcatgtaggaaaatgacagtttaacccataacttaaggattttgtatactaattccaaaagtcaccaaaattatcttcaactcaaatatcaatttagaaacatttaaaactaataacaactattaaaactccatagggccgaaattctcatatgctatttccattgatttttgtttctaacttgttttgattaactttttgatctataacttataaagatATGATCTTAaaatcaaaccatcacatgatttaaaaagatgtcctaaaacatatataagcttctaattcaagatcacatggttaaaaattaaccaaaacataaatttagccaaaaacataaatttagccaagaacatccacaatttggcttatctgaatatctctttacataaaatttcatatctttaaaactaatatcaaatattttcaaaataataatataacatgtatataagatacttaggatcctccaataaaattatcaaggtcattagaataggtttagaccaccaaagagttaaactttctcaaaacagaaactgtttttccttttccagtttctaagtttctaaatctaagaaaatctttaatcagaacatttaatcatgcaaaaatcctcaaccaataatcatatatacatgttaacaatactccataaaaatttcggaccaatatctatcaatttgcttggtcaaaaactccaaactataacatattctccagtttatctcccagaatgacttttttatagtttatataatatttgactgaccaaatgatcttcaaatgggataaataagatatccacgtaaactagactaaaaaaagaacaacttatatgaaggagactttatgataaaacacttacaaaaacttagaaatgggcgtgcaaaagaactcctaaaagttgtccgagagagagtgtttgatattcttttaatggaaaatgtaaatgaagataagttcatgggtggtggctggagatacttatgaatgatatatggaagaggataagactggagttgagagttgagtataggtttttcctacccaaaatatctataaaagattatctcaagatatttctattcattaatatctacaaaaatctgtttaagatatttttatctaataatatttataaaaatcagttcaagatatttttacccaataatattcacgaaaattagctcaagatattttttttttatccaataatatccacaaaatcagcttaggctatttttcaaaagtggggagtagacttggaagagtaaggtggctaaaatctttccatgtgtccaattaaaactttctaactatctccaataatcaaaaacacacttctgataccacagtgagtaataacattaactatacgattaatagattcgtgaaaacttatcgggttttcacgagattcctaaaactaatagaaatttccccgttaaatttctaacgggctgttacaaaaTCTGTTCATGTATTTCGGGCTCTTCCATCATCACCGTCGGATTTTCTTGTCGCCGTGCACATCTCAAACAAGTGGTCTGGGAAAAAGTGTGTTAAAGAACCTGTTGAGATCAACAAGAAGCATTGCTTCTTAATAAGCAGCACCCCGATACTGAATTAGCATCGGCCAGCGCGGAGGCGAAGGTCTTGCCAAACCTGAGGGTGGAGCAGAGCCACTCAGAGAAGGAGCCGATGTCGGGGTCAAAGAAGGTGTTGAGGGCGTAGGTGAGAGTGTGGTGAGGGCTAAAACAGCCGTCGATGAGGGATGTGAGGGCCAGACCCGAACCCATGGCATACATCATGTGAGGACCTAGGCCTGGCATGGCTTATTCGATATATTTATATGCAGGCCTTACTGATAGCCATGTTCGGTTAGTTTAATGGGTCTGCATCCTCTGTGGCTACTGGAGGGGTCCAGTCCAACTCGGCTCGTTTGTATCGTATGTGTCGGCAGTGGGAAATAGATACATGTGAGTGTCGGCTCCGAAATCCCCAATCCAAACAAGTCCTGTGATTTTTTCATCTTGTTTGCTCTCTTGGTAATGGATTTGGATCTGATTTCGGGCTTATAGAGCCGATCCGTGACCTTCATAACTGGTGCATCTGGGTTCGTAGTCGGTGTGCGAGTTGCTGAGTGGCCCAGAAAATGTGCTCTCCTTTTCTTCCATGAATATTAGGCTATACGAGCCAGTACTAGTACTACTCCCTCTGGCAAGATTTTGATTATCTTAGAACAAATATTCATGGAAGTAAAGCTGATCTTTAGATTCATCATAGATGGAAGCCAGTCAATCTGGTCGGCCTTCTTGTTGCTGCTTCTCACTCTATTGGGGACCGACTTCTTGAACCAAGAAGAATCCATGATCTTGGATATCGTAATTCGGGTACTTGGGTTTGGGTCGAGAAGCTTCGTGATGAGTCTACGAGCTTCGGAGGAGAACCAAGGTGATGATCTGAGTCCTCGAGACTCCACTACAGAGAGATCGAAGTGTTGCTTGGATCGGGTTCTTCTTTTCCGGTTGTACCTTTGGAACTTCAATTCTGTCTACCAGTATTAAGGTACAATAGTTTGCAAGAGAGCCGCAGGAATTGCAAAAAGTGGGATCGGAGAAACAAATGGGAGTTGGCCTGGTAGGCGGTGGGAAAAATCgtatcgtgctgataacgtgttgtgaatcaatgagaaaagagagagtttcaaagatagagagagaacgagagagagGATTCTTTTCATTGATCTATATATTAAGAcatcaatatacccatatatatagggttacaaaagtCTAAATTGACGACTACGACTTGGTCAATTACGGCGACTAAATATGATCATACAATACAAGTTAGTTTATAACAGAAAATATTGTTATGAAGCCTTCCCACTTGACAAAAGGCTCCTGTTTTAGCCAACTGAAAGCATAGCACATGACACACCACGTAAACACCACCGTGAGCCTCCCCTTGCCACACTCCACCCCTTGCACCGCCCACCATGCTTGCATCGCACGGCACAAATTCTTCTATTTAATGAGTTCTTTAAAGTCACGACTTCATAACAACGTCATGTTCAATCCACCACCCGTCTCTTTTCTTCTAGTAAGCTTTCCTCCTCCCTTCACGATAGGGCGTTAACCTTATATCGTTCCTCCATTTTTCTCTATTGAAAGTTACTTACATTTCTGTGTAGTTGTTGTGCTCTACCGTCGAACATCGCAAATGAAGTTAGAAGTCGCTAAACGACCACAAAAAATGGCCATCCGAACACTTTCTGTCAACCTCACACAATGTCGCTAAGCCAcacccgtctctctctctccctccctccctttttTGACTTTGTTAATTTTCTCTAAAGGTACACACACAGagttcaaaa
This genomic window from Carya illinoinensis cultivar Pawnee chromosome 7, C.illinoinensisPawnee_v1, whole genome shotgun sequence contains:
- the LOC122316419 gene encoding 6-phosphogluconate dehydrogenase, decarboxylating 1, chloroplastic-like; this encodes MEPGDTIIDGGNEWYENTERRIHEVSEKGLLYLWMGMSGGEEGARNGPSLMPGGSYQAYTNIQDILKKVAAQVKNDGPCVTYIGEGGLGNFMKMVHNRIEFGDMQLISEAYDVLKNVGGLSNQELTEIFAEWNRGELESFLIEITADIFRVKDEHGDGDLVDKILDKTRMKGTEKWTVQQAVELTVSAITSDISTPIPRTPIGVELRFQSESESEVVLTSDSSRSRRSDVGISTPLESEPTPTCRE